One Halobacterium zhouii genomic region harbors:
- a CDS encoding (2Fe-2S)-binding protein — protein sequence MTEHDITLTVNGTDHDLEVDARTLLVHALRDELGYTGTNVGCESSICGACTVRMDGDAVKSCTALAVQADGAEIQTVESLAEGGEFHPVQTGFQEEHGLQCGYCTPGMMLSAVDLLEENPDPSREEIREGIEGNLCRCTGYQNIVNAVENAANEMGEGSAGEAAGGRKRAADGGECSTGARPSSDHSSDGGAETDGGEPMGGEGE from the coding sequence ATGACAGAACACGACATCACACTCACAGTGAACGGTACAGACCACGACCTCGAGGTCGATGCGCGAACACTCCTCGTCCACGCGCTGCGCGACGAACTCGGCTACACGGGCACGAACGTCGGCTGCGAGAGCAGCATCTGCGGCGCGTGCACGGTGCGGATGGACGGCGACGCGGTGAAGTCCTGCACGGCGCTCGCGGTGCAGGCCGACGGCGCGGAGATACAGACCGTCGAGAGCCTCGCGGAGGGCGGCGAGTTCCACCCCGTACAGACCGGGTTCCAGGAGGAACACGGCCTCCAGTGTGGCTACTGCACACCCGGCATGATGTTGAGCGCCGTCGACCTGCTGGAAGAGAACCCGGACCCCTCGCGGGAGGAGATCCGCGAGGGAATCGAGGGGAACCTCTGCCGGTGCACGGGCTACCAGAACATCGTCAACGCGGTGGAGAACGCCGCGAACGAGATGGGCGAGGGGTCGGCTGGCGAGGCGGCCGGCGGTCGCAAGCGGGCGGCCGACGGCGGGGAGTGCTCCACCGGAGCGCGACCCTCGTCGGACCACTCGTCCGACGGCGGGGCAGAGACCGATGGCGGCGAACCCATGGGAGGTGAGGGCGAATGA
- a CDS encoding FAD binding domain-containing protein, producing MFPDEFDYYEADSVDEAVELLDEHAGEEVELLAGGHSLLPAMKTGLSSPDVLVDLGGVDELHGVRTDGDVLSVGAMTAYSDFLDADESWEHAPALAAATREVGDAQVRNRGTVGGNLAHADPASDLPGAALASDATVVVQGTDGERKIPAEEFFYGMYATDLAPGELLTRVEVPSAAGSVGAYAKKASPSSGYAMVGVAALLDVDGGTVESASVAANGVLDHGVRLDSVADALDGETLDEDTIGRAASRATDDIDEAMTMDDLQASGEFRAHLLEVYTERALTTAMEEASAPAAAD from the coding sequence ATGTTCCCGGACGAGTTCGACTACTACGAGGCCGACTCCGTCGACGAGGCGGTTGAACTGCTCGACGAGCACGCGGGCGAGGAGGTCGAACTGCTCGCTGGCGGGCACAGTCTGCTGCCGGCGATGAAGACCGGCCTGTCGAGTCCCGACGTGCTCGTGGACCTCGGCGGCGTGGACGAACTCCACGGCGTGCGCACGGACGGCGACGTACTGTCCGTCGGCGCGATGACGGCGTACAGCGACTTCCTCGACGCCGACGAGTCGTGGGAGCACGCGCCGGCGCTCGCCGCGGCCACCCGAGAGGTCGGGGACGCGCAGGTGCGAAATCGCGGCACAGTTGGGGGCAATCTCGCGCACGCCGACCCCGCCTCGGACCTGCCGGGCGCGGCGCTCGCGTCGGACGCGACAGTCGTCGTGCAAGGGACAGACGGCGAGCGCAAGATTCCTGCCGAGGAGTTCTTCTACGGGATGTACGCCACTGACCTCGCGCCCGGCGAGTTGCTGACTCGGGTCGAGGTGCCCTCGGCGGCGGGTTCGGTGGGCGCGTACGCGAAGAAGGCGAGTCCGTCCTCGGGGTACGCGATGGTCGGCGTCGCCGCGCTCCTGGACGTCGACGGCGGCACCGTCGAATCCGCGAGCGTCGCCGCGAACGGCGTCCTCGACCACGGCGTGCGACTCGATAGCGTCGCGGACGCACTCGACGGCGAGACGCTCGACGAAGACACCATCGGGCGTGCGGCGTCCCGCGCCACCGACGACATCGACGAGGCGATGACGATGGACGACCTGCAGGCCTCAGGGGAGTTCCGCGCCCACCTCCTGGAGGTGTACACGGAGCGCGCGCTGACGACGGCGATGGAGGAGGCGTCCGCGCCCGCTGCCGCGGACTGA
- a CDS encoding CoxG family protein: MEFNGTFELEDTTTEEVWLALSDPVLVEESLPGCEFLVQVDDEDVDFDALREQYADRDVEPTADPDVIAERAFEEGERYAALVQISVGPVNPTFETVVTIDHREKPEMSASGEGSSGDSSFEMSSSMVLSEADDGVAVEWETQADVFGRVAQMGQRVVNPVANQVVKRFFSSVQEQLRDLSMATETANAADTADESSEGAAETGDETAAETGDESATEPTRESVDESGGGSDEPSLVDRILGRSRGGDDR, encoded by the coding sequence ATGGAATTCAACGGCACGTTCGAACTCGAGGACACGACCACCGAGGAAGTGTGGCTCGCGCTCTCGGACCCGGTGCTCGTCGAGGAATCGCTCCCCGGCTGTGAGTTTCTGGTGCAGGTCGACGACGAGGACGTCGACTTCGACGCGCTCAGAGAGCAGTACGCCGACCGAGACGTGGAACCGACTGCCGACCCCGACGTCATCGCCGAGCGCGCCTTCGAGGAGGGCGAGCGGTACGCGGCCCTCGTCCAGATCAGCGTCGGCCCGGTGAACCCGACGTTCGAGACAGTAGTGACCATCGACCACCGGGAGAAACCCGAGATGTCGGCCTCCGGGGAGGGCTCTTCGGGCGACAGTTCCTTCGAGATGTCGTCGTCGATGGTGCTCTCCGAAGCCGACGACGGCGTCGCAGTCGAATGGGAGACCCAGGCCGACGTGTTCGGCCGCGTCGCCCAGATGGGGCAGCGCGTCGTCAACCCGGTGGCGAACCAGGTCGTCAAGCGGTTCTTCTCGTCGGTGCAAGAGCAGTTGCGTGACCTCTCGATGGCGACGGAGACAGCGAATGCGGCAGACACAGCGGACGAGTCGTCGGAGGGGGCGGCGGAGACAGGAGACGAGACGGCGGCGGAGACAGGAGACGAGTCAGCGACGGAGCCGACTCGCGAGTCGGTGGACGAATCGGGTGGTGGGAGCGACGAACCGAGCCTCGTGGACCGAATCCTCGGTCGGTCGAGGGGAGGGGACGACAGATGA
- a CDS encoding xanthine dehydrogenase family protein molybdopterin-binding subunit has product MTVDSVDPDDVDAADILGSAIERREDPALVTGDAEYTDDIQLPNTAHMAILRSQYAHADIEDVDTSEAEEMEGVLGVYTHDDLAREDTPGELPFLVPTAWLLPSLNAVDHPILADGRVRYQGEAIAAVVAEERYLAHDALDGIDVDYERRDAVTTPGDALASGAAELHGDADRNVAFDWEIGDESKTDDAFESAANTVEIDLENQLLIPNAMEPRAAVADYSPGTDELDVFMTTQNPHVHRLLMSGVIGHPEHKLRIKAPEVGGGFGSKIHHYADEALVAWASKHLERPVKWTATRSETYLTDAQGRGHETHAELAVSDDGDIEGLRVDTKANLGAYLSTFAPAVPTYLYGTLLSGQYDIPAIHCSVDGAFTNVPPVDAYRGAGRPEASFLVERLMRLGAKELGMDPVEFRRRNFVEPDQFPYETQVAVVYDSGDYEKPMETALDMVDYDSFRERQEQAREEGRYLGIGFSCYIEACGLAPSELAGQLGAQAGLWESSVVRFHPSGTVTAFCGTSGHGQGHGTTYAQIVANELGIPYDDVEVVEGDTDEIPHGMGTYGSRSAAVGGSSLVKSAEKVVDKAKEIAAHQLEADPEDVEFEDGKFRVSGAPDRNIGIQTIAQEAYLGHDTPEGMEPGLEATSFYDPDNFVFPFGTHVAIVEVDPDSGEIEFEQYVAVDDVGNQINPKIVEGQIHGGVAQGIGQALYEGAEYDDNGSLVTGSMQDYAVPKAEHIPEMETDSTVTPSPHNPLGVKGVGEAGTIAAPQAVVNAVADALEPFGVEGVEMPMTAERVWEAANAQATADGSGNASNSGDAGEPRDGRDAAADSGGEN; this is encoded by the coding sequence ATGACCGTCGACTCCGTCGACCCGGACGACGTCGACGCGGCGGACATCCTGGGCTCGGCCATCGAGCGCCGCGAGGACCCCGCGCTGGTCACGGGCGACGCGGAGTACACAGACGACATTCAGCTCCCGAACACCGCGCACATGGCGATACTGCGGAGCCAGTACGCCCACGCGGACATCGAGGACGTGGACACCAGCGAGGCCGAGGAGATGGAGGGCGTGCTCGGCGTCTACACGCACGACGACCTGGCTCGCGAGGACACGCCCGGCGAACTCCCGTTCCTGGTGCCGACCGCGTGGCTGCTCCCGAGTCTGAACGCCGTCGACCACCCCATCCTTGCGGACGGCCGCGTGCGCTATCAGGGCGAGGCCATCGCCGCCGTCGTTGCAGAGGAGCGCTACCTCGCGCACGACGCGCTCGACGGCATCGACGTGGATTACGAGCGCAGGGACGCGGTGACCACGCCGGGCGACGCACTCGCCAGCGGTGCGGCGGAACTCCACGGCGACGCCGACCGGAACGTCGCGTTCGACTGGGAGATCGGCGACGAGTCGAAGACCGACGATGCGTTCGAGAGCGCCGCGAACACCGTCGAGATCGACCTAGAGAACCAGTTGCTCATCCCGAACGCGATGGAGCCGCGAGCAGCGGTCGCGGATTACAGCCCCGGCACGGACGAACTGGACGTGTTCATGACGACCCAGAACCCCCACGTTCACCGGCTCCTCATGTCGGGTGTCATCGGCCACCCGGAGCACAAACTCCGCATCAAGGCGCCCGAGGTCGGCGGCGGGTTCGGGAGCAAGATCCACCACTACGCCGACGAAGCGCTCGTGGCGTGGGCGTCGAAGCACCTCGAACGGCCCGTGAAGTGGACGGCGACGCGCTCGGAGACGTATCTCACGGACGCGCAGGGCCGCGGCCACGAGACGCACGCGGAACTCGCGGTGAGCGACGACGGCGACATCGAGGGACTGCGCGTGGACACGAAGGCGAACCTCGGCGCGTATCTCTCGACGTTCGCCCCCGCCGTCCCCACATACCTCTACGGAACGCTGCTGTCCGGACAGTACGACATCCCGGCCATCCACTGCTCGGTGGACGGCGCGTTCACGAACGTGCCGCCGGTGGACGCATACCGGGGCGCCGGCCGCCCGGAGGCGTCGTTCCTCGTGGAACGGCTGATGCGTCTCGGCGCGAAGGAACTGGGGATGGATCCCGTGGAGTTCCGGCGCCGGAACTTCGTCGAACCCGACCAGTTCCCGTACGAGACGCAGGTCGCGGTCGTCTACGACAGCGGCGACTACGAGAAACCCATGGAGACGGCCCTCGACATGGTGGACTACGATAGCTTCCGGGAGCGCCAGGAGCAGGCCCGCGAGGAGGGGCGCTACCTCGGCATCGGGTTCTCGTGTTATATCGAGGCCTGCGGGCTCGCGCCCTCCGAGTTGGCGGGTCAACTCGGCGCGCAGGCGGGTCTCTGGGAGTCGAGCGTCGTGCGCTTCCACCCGTCGGGCACAGTGACCGCGTTCTGTGGCACCTCCGGCCACGGGCAGGGCCACGGCACGACGTACGCCCAGATCGTCGCGAACGAACTCGGCATCCCCTACGACGACGTGGAGGTCGTGGAGGGCGACACCGACGAGATTCCCCACGGGATGGGCACCTACGGGTCGCGGAGCGCGGCGGTCGGCGGCAGTTCGCTCGTGAAGAGCGCCGAGAAGGTCGTCGACAAGGCCAAAGAGATCGCCGCCCACCAGCTCGAGGCCGACCCCGAGGACGTCGAGTTCGAGGACGGGAAGTTCAGGGTGTCGGGCGCGCCCGACCGCAACATCGGCATCCAGACGATCGCACAGGAGGCGTACCTCGGCCACGACACGCCCGAGGGGATGGAACCCGGACTCGAGGCGACGTCGTTCTACGACCCGGACAACTTCGTGTTCCCGTTCGGCACGCACGTCGCAATCGTCGAGGTCGACCCGGACTCGGGCGAAATCGAGTTCGAGCAGTACGTCGCGGTGGACGACGTCGGCAACCAGATCAACCCCAAAATCGTGGAGGGCCAGATTCACGGCGGCGTCGCGCAGGGCATCGGGCAGGCGCTGTACGAGGGCGCGGAGTACGACGACAACGGCAGCCTCGTCACCGGGTCGATGCAGGACTACGCGGTGCCGAAGGCCGAGCACATCCCGGAGATGGAGACCGATTCGACCGTGACGCCGAGCCCCCACAACCCCCTCGGCGTGAAGGGGGTCGGGGAAGCCGGCACTATCGCCGCGCCGCAGGCGGTCGTGAACGCCGTCGCTGACGCGCTCGAACCGTTCGGCGTCGAGGGCGTCGAGATGCCGATGACCGCCGAGCGCGTCTGGGAGGCGGCGAACGCGCAGGCGACCGCGGACGGAAGCGGCAACGCGTCTAACAGCGGTGATGCAGGCGAGCCGCGGGACGGCCGTGATGCGGCCGCGGACAGTGGAGGTGAGAACTGA
- a CDS encoding bacterio-opsin activator domain-containing protein encodes MQTRPSRPRVLCAGSGSLARALTDAFAEFDCDADHATEAASARDALGAEFDLVVATPSLHDPASFVGRAAADSTVVVYDAGGDGALASRVLDAGATDYVTVADFGGETGTPDVERALAALETRALDHGEPASQADTPDTRSRAQWFDAIFRDDETYAWVLDSDGRVTRRNDAASRLSGADHRHAPLAALPHWADGDAEAVGELVDRALAGESASAEVTAVRPDDEDVTLSLSLRPVEDAAGGPAGAVAQAADITERVRLEEELRASEELHRVTLNNMTDTVLMTDEDGEFTYVCPNVHFIFGYDAAQIHEMDGVEELLGENLYDPDRLDEEGVLTNIECRATDEAGEEHVLLINVREVSIQDGTVLYSCRDVTKRKRREEALTALQGTARDLLYAESVGEVAHVVAGDAQDILGADATAVYEFDEETNALDPVAAEPDRLRGERVVRPVGATADNPVRRAFIDSTTRHVTGPDAVADALAPTTSLAALAAVPLGSHGVFLAGFEDASGNRTRSDDGEGRSPSGNRTWSDDADAFDEVTEELVDVVASTAEAALDRLEREATLHSKERELHAQNERLTQANRANAIIREIGQALVRAETRSEIEAAVCERLTADDRFAFAWVGSRPPKGEVVEPRAWAGDGDGYLDEVSFGVDASRTDPAGVTAATGAATTVERVRDGFRSVPWRRAAFSRGFQSAVSVPLAYDEFAYGVLTVYATRPNAFEGDVASVLAELGEMVASAVSATERKAALLTQSGTRLRFEVADGQFTAVRLARAADCRVVFEGGIARTDDGTDVFVTVSGRPATEVAAAVRELAFVSQATVMTERADGGVLRVGVTGSLLAVQLANHGAVVQRIVADASDATAVVDVPGGVGVQRTIGVVLDRFGDAELVARTEHTDGTLADLRSTLLERLTDRQVEVLQTAYYSGFFESPRERTGEEVAETLDISPAAFYEHNRAVQRTLFGALFGDAET; translated from the coding sequence ATGCAGACCCGTCCGTCGCGCCCACGCGTCCTCTGTGCCGGCAGTGGTTCGCTGGCACGAGCGCTCACAGACGCGTTCGCGGAGTTCGACTGCGACGCCGACCACGCCACGGAGGCGGCGAGCGCGCGCGACGCCCTCGGAGCCGAGTTCGACCTCGTCGTCGCGACGCCCTCGCTTCACGACCCCGCCTCGTTCGTCGGACGCGCGGCCGCCGATAGCACCGTCGTCGTGTACGACGCTGGGGGCGATGGCGCGCTCGCCAGCCGCGTGCTCGACGCCGGCGCGACGGACTACGTCACCGTGGCGGATTTCGGTGGGGAGACCGGCACACCGGACGTCGAGCGAGCGCTCGCTGCACTCGAGACGCGAGCACTCGACCACGGCGAACCCGCGAGCCAGGCAGACACTCCAGACACTCGCTCGCGGGCGCAGTGGTTCGACGCCATCTTCCGCGACGACGAGACGTACGCGTGGGTGCTGGACAGCGACGGGCGGGTCACCCGGCGGAACGACGCCGCGTCGCGGCTCTCCGGAGCGGACCACCGCCACGCGCCGCTCGCCGCGCTCCCGCACTGGGCCGACGGCGACGCAGAAGCAGTCGGCGAACTCGTCGACCGCGCGCTCGCCGGGGAGTCCGCGAGCGCGGAAGTGACTGCCGTCAGGCCCGACGACGAGGACGTGACGCTCTCGCTGTCCCTGCGCCCCGTCGAGGACGCTGCCGGGGGCCCGGCGGGGGCCGTCGCGCAGGCCGCCGACATCACCGAGCGGGTCCGCCTCGAGGAGGAACTCCGGGCGTCCGAGGAACTCCACCGGGTCACGCTGAACAACATGACGGACACGGTGTTGATGACCGACGAGGACGGCGAGTTCACGTACGTCTGCCCGAACGTCCACTTCATCTTCGGCTACGACGCCGCCCAGATACACGAGATGGACGGCGTCGAGGAACTGCTCGGCGAGAATCTCTACGACCCCGACAGACTCGACGAGGAGGGCGTGCTCACGAACATCGAGTGTCGTGCGACCGACGAGGCCGGCGAGGAACACGTCCTCCTCATCAACGTCCGCGAGGTGTCCATCCAGGACGGCACCGTCCTCTACAGCTGTCGGGACGTCACGAAGCGGAAACGCCGCGAGGAGGCGCTGACCGCCCTCCAGGGGACCGCTCGTGACCTGTTGTACGCGGAGTCGGTCGGCGAGGTCGCACACGTCGTTGCGGGTGACGCGCAGGACATCCTCGGCGCCGACGCCACGGCGGTGTACGAGTTCGACGAGGAGACGAACGCGCTCGACCCGGTTGCCGCCGAACCCGACCGGTTGCGCGGCGAGCGCGTCGTTCGACCCGTCGGAGCGACCGCCGACAACCCCGTCAGACGGGCGTTCATCGACTCCACGACTCGGCACGTCACCGGCCCGGACGCGGTAGCCGACGCGCTCGCGCCGACGACGTCGCTGGCGGCGCTCGCGGCCGTGCCCCTCGGGTCGCACGGCGTCTTCCTGGCGGGGTTCGAGGACGCCTCGGGCAATCGGACGCGGTCCGATGACGGAGAGGGACGGAGTCCCTCAGGCAATCGGACGTGGTCCGATGACGCCGACGCGTTCGACGAGGTGACCGAGGAACTCGTGGACGTCGTGGCGTCGACCGCGGAGGCGGCCCTCGACCGCCTCGAACGGGAGGCCACGCTCCACTCGAAGGAGCGGGAACTCCACGCGCAGAACGAGCGCCTGACCCAGGCCAACCGGGCGAACGCCATCATCCGCGAGATCGGGCAGGCGCTCGTTCGCGCGGAGACGCGCTCGGAGATCGAGGCCGCGGTCTGTGAGCGTCTCACCGCGGACGACCGGTTCGCGTTCGCGTGGGTCGGCAGTCGACCGCCGAAGGGTGAGGTCGTGGAACCGCGAGCGTGGGCGGGTGACGGGGACGGCTACCTCGACGAGGTGTCGTTCGGCGTCGATGCGTCCAGAACGGATCCCGCCGGCGTCACCGCTGCGACCGGGGCGGCGACCACCGTCGAGCGCGTCCGCGACGGCTTCCGGAGCGTGCCGTGGCGCCGCGCGGCGTTCTCCCGGGGGTTCCAGTCGGCGGTCTCGGTCCCGCTCGCGTACGACGAGTTCGCGTACGGCGTGCTGACGGTGTACGCCACCCGCCCGAACGCCTTCGAGGGCGATGTCGCGTCCGTGCTGGCGGAACTCGGGGAGATGGTGGCGTCCGCGGTGAGCGCGACCGAGCGGAAGGCCGCGCTGCTTACGCAGTCGGGGACGCGCCTGCGGTTCGAGGTCGCCGACGGACAGTTCACCGCGGTCCGACTGGCGCGCGCGGCCGACTGCCGCGTCGTCTTCGAGGGCGGCATCGCCCGAACGGACGACGGGACCGACGTGTTCGTGACGGTGAGTGGTCGGCCGGCGACCGAGGTGGCCGCGGCGGTGCGCGAACTCGCGTTCGTCTCCCAGGCCACGGTGATGACCGAGCGGGCGGATGGTGGCGTGCTCCGGGTCGGTGTGACCGGGTCGCTGCTCGCCGTGCAGTTGGCGAACCACGGCGCGGTCGTCCAGCGAATCGTCGCCGACGCCTCGGACGCGACCGCCGTCGTCGACGTGCCCGGCGGCGTGGGCGTGCAACGAACCATCGGCGTGGTGCTCGACCGATTCGGGGACGCCGAACTGGTCGCGCGGACCGAGCACACGGACGGCACGCTCGCGGACCTCCGGTCGACGCTCTTGGAGCGACTCACCGACCGACAGGTGGAGGTGTTGCAGACGGCGTACTACAGCGGGTTCTTCGAGTCGCCTCGCGAGCGCACGGGGGAGGAGGTGGCGGAGACACTCGACATCTCGCCGGCGGCGTTCTACGAGCACAACCGCGCCGTGCAGCGGACGCTGTTCGGCGCGTTGTTCGGCGATGCCGAGACGTAA